The following coding sequences are from one Gopherus flavomarginatus isolate rGopFla2 chromosome 21, rGopFla2.mat.asm, whole genome shotgun sequence window:
- the HES2 gene encoding transcription factor HES-2 → MTPRSAAPQAAQSYSSRLGAHRKTGEAAELRKTLKPLMEKRRRARINESLNQLKTLILPLIGKDSSRYSKLEKADILEMTVQFLREIPAPCPPAPDPAESYREGYRACLSRLTSLLAKSHLLGRDSCSHLLEHLQRTSTGPSSCQDCSSPTDSCPAWRRAVPASPARGLREVSPPHPRAANPGIWRPW, encoded by the exons ATGACCCCGCGCAGCGCAGCGCCCCAAGCGGCGCAGAGCtacagctccaggctgggggcgcACAGGAAAACCGGGGAGGCCGCTGAGCTGCGCAAG ACCCTCAAGCCCCTGATGGAGAAGCGCAGACGAGCCCGCATCAACGAGAGCCTGAACCAGCTGAAAACCCTCATCCTGCCGCTCATCGGCAAAGAC AGCTCGCGCTATTCCAAGCTAGAGAAGGCGGATATTCTGGAGATGACCGTGCAGTTCCTCAGGGAgatccccgccccctgcccccccgccccag acCCCGCCGAGAGTTACCGGGAAGGATACCGAGCCTGCCTGTCCCGCCTCACCAGCCTGCTGGCAAAGTCCCACCTCCTGGGTAGAGACTCATGCAGCCACCTGCTGGAGCACCTGCAAAGGACCAGCACTGGGCCCAGCAGCTGCCAGGACTGCAGCAGCCCCACAGACTCATGCCCAGCCTGGCGGAGGGCAGTGCCAGCCAGCCCGGCCAGGGGGCTGCGGGAGGTCTCGCCCCCTCACCCCCGAGCTGCAAATCCAGGCATCTGGAGGCCCTGGTAG